From Salvia splendens isolate huo1 chromosome 16, SspV2, whole genome shotgun sequence, a single genomic window includes:
- the LOC121772581 gene encoding alpha-mannosidase isoform X2, whose product MGFSTLLCILAVLCWNGVGGYDTGSGVVDGKLNVHLVAHSHDDVGWLKTIDQYYVGSNNSIQGACVENVLDSVVVSLLRDPNRKFIFAEMAFFTRWWGEQSPEIQQVVRKLVDAGQLEFVNGGWCMHDEATTHYIDMIDQTTLGHQLIKSQFNTTPRAGWQIDPFGHSAVQGYLLGAELGFDSIHFARIDYQDRAKRKGDKSLEVIWQASRTFGSSSQIFANAFPRHYSAPDGFNFEVSNSFDPVQDNHLLFDFNVEQRVNDFIAAAMTQANVTRTNHIMWTMGDDFQYQYAESWFKQMDKLIHYVNKDGRVNALYSTPSIYTDAKKAANQAWPLKLDDYFPYADSASAYWTGFFTSRPALKRYIRLSSGYYMAARQLEFLVGKRSNGANTDSLGDALGIAQHHDAVTGTAKQHTTNDYAKRLAIGSSEAEAVVDSALSCLIDSKSNGNCTASTLKFNQCQLLNISYCPSTEDDVPNGKSLVVVAYNSLGWGRTDIIRIPVNDHNLVVKDSSGNVVKSQYIEMDSVTDELRKFYLKAYLGISDTSPAKYWLVFPASVPPLGWSTYFISRGTQKGRRRKFSSRDIAQNETIEIGPGNLKLSFSTTSGQLTRIFNSKTGVDIPVQQSYLWYASSPGEADPQASGAYIFRPTGSLPSVVSRSVPLKIIRGPLVDEVHQQFNSWIYQIIRVYKDKDHAEFEFTIGPIPTDDSIGKEVITRLSANMATDQVFYTDSNGRDFLKRVRDYRADWPLTVTQPVAGNYYPINLGIFIEDKKSELSVLVDRATGGSSISDGEIELMLHRRILKDDSRGVGEPLDEIVCINNNTCEGLTVRGNYYVSVDQLGSGARWRRRAGQEIYSPLVLAFSHEESEKWSSSYQVDGSSMASNYSLPLNVALITLQEMGDGSVLLRLANLYEGRLVKILLTTQK is encoded by the exons ATGGGTTTCTCAACTTTACTTTGCATTTTGGCTGTTTTGTGTTGGAATGGAGTTGGAGGGTACGATACTGGGAGTGGTGTTGTTGATGGGAAATTGAATGTGCACTTGGTTGCTCACTCCCACGACGATGTGGGCTGGCTCAAGACAATCGATCAGTACTACGTTGGCTCCAACAACTCTATTCAG GGTGCGTGCGTGGAGAATGTTCTGGACTCGGTTGTTGTCTCCTTGCTTCGTGATCCTAATAGAAAGTTCATTTTCGCTGAGATG GCATTTTTCACTAGATGGTGGGGAGAGCAAAGCCCAGAAATTCAACAAGTAGTAAGAAAGTTGGTCGATGCAGGCCAGTTGGAATTCGT GAACGGAGGATGGTGCATGCATGATGAAGCAACTACTCATTATATCGACATGATTGACCAAACAACTCTAGGCCATCAGTTGATAAAGAGTCAATTTAATACGACCCCTCGTGCTGGATGGCAGATCGATCCCTTTGGGCACTCTGCAGTGCAAGGTTACCTTCTAGGGGCCGAG CTAGGATTCGACTCTATTCATTTTGCTCGAATTGATTACCAAGACAGAGCAAAGCGCAAGGGGGATAAATCTCTTGAAGTCATATGGCAAGCCTCAAGGACATTTGGGTCCTCTTCTCAG ATATTTGCAAATGCATTTCCTCGTCATTATAGTGCACCTGATGGTTTCAATTTTGAAGTCAGCAATTCCTTTGATCCTGTCCAG GATAATCATCTCCTGTTTGACTTTAATGTCGAGCAACGTGTTAATGATTTCATTGCTGCTGCCATGACTCAg GCTAATGTTACTAGAACTAATCATATTATGTGGACTATGGGAGATGACTTCCAGTATCAATATGCTGAGTCTTGGTTCAAGCAGATGGACAAACTTATACATTATGTGAATAAG GATGGACGGGTTAATGCATTATATTCCACGCCATCCATATACACAGATGCGAAAAAGGCTGCCAACCAAGCATGGCCTCTAAAACTCGATGATTATTTCCC ATATGCAGACAGTGCCAGTGCCTACTGGACTGGCTTTTTCACAAGTCGCCCAGCCCTCAAACGATACATCCGTTTGTCGAGCGGATATTATATG GCAGCTCGTCAACTTGAATTTCTGGTGGGAAAGAGATCAAATGGTGCTAATACGGACAGCTTAGGTGATGCTTTAGGGATTGCACAGCACCATGATGCTGTTACTGGTACTGCTAAACAGCATACCACGAACGACTATGCAAAACGTTTAGCTATTGGATCCTCAGAG GCAGAAGCTGTGGTGGATTCAGCTTTGTCGTGTCTGATTGATTCAAAGTCGAATGGAAACTGCACTGCATCTACTTTAAAATTTAACCAG TGCCAGTTACTGAACATAAGTTACTGTCCATCAACAGAAGACGATGTTCCCAATGGGAAGAGTTTG GTTGTTGTCGCATACAATTCACTCGGATGGGGCCGTACTGATATTATCAGGATTCCG GTTAATGATCATAATCTTGTTGTCAAAGACTCATCAGGGAATGTTGTCAAGTCTCAATACATAGAAATGGATAGTGTGACAGATGAACTTAGAAAATTCTATCTTAAGGCATATCTTGGGATTTCTGACACTAGTCCTGCCAAATATTGGCTCGTGTTTCCGGCATCTGTGCCACCCTTGGGCTGGAGCACTTACTTCATCTCTAGAGGAACTCAAAAGG GAAGGAGGCGGAAATTTTCTAGCAGGGACATTGCACAGAATGAAACTATTGAGATTGGACCAGGAAACTTGAAACTGTCATTTTCCACCACATCGGGGCAACTTACGCGCATTTTCAATTCTAAAACAGGA GTCGATATACCTGTGCAACAAAGCTATCTGTGGTATGCTTCAAGTCCGGGAGAAGCTGATCCTCAG GCTTCTGGTGCTTACATTTTCCGTCCCACTGGATCACTTCCTTCAGTTGTCTCTAGATCA GTTCCGTTGAAGATCATTAGAGGGCCACTAGTTGATGAAGTTCATCAGCAATTTAACTCGTGGATCTACCAG ATCATTAGAGTCTACAAAGACAAAGATCATGCTGAATTCGAATTTACA ATTGGTCCAATTCCCACAGATGATAGTATCGGGAAAGAGGTTATCACGAGATTATCAGCTAATATGGCCACTGATCAAGTGTTTTATACCGATTCCAATGGCAGAGACTTTCTAAAACGC GTTAGAGATTACAGAGCCGACTGGCCTCTCACAGTTACTCAACCAGTTGCGGGCAATTATTATCCA ATAAATCTTGGGATCTTCATCGAGGATAAGAAATCAGAATTGTCAGTCCTTGTAGATCGGGCCACGGGAGGATCCAGCATCAGTGATGGAGAAATCGAGTTGATGCTGCATAG GCGCATTCTCAAAGATGATTCGAGAGGAGTAGGCGAACCCCTTGATGAAATTGTGTGTATCAACAACAATACATGTGAAGGACTCACG GTTCGAGGAAACTATTATGTCAGCGTGGACCAGCTTGGATCTGGAGCACGTTGGAGGCGAAGAGCAGGCCAGGAGATCTATTCGCCACTCGTGTTAGCCTTTTCACACGAG GAGTCGGAGAAATGGAGCTCTTCGTATCAGGTGGATGGAAGTTCCATGGCATCAAACTACAGTTTGCCTTTGAACGTTGCACTAATTACTCTCCAG GAGATGGGAGACGGGAGTGTCCTCCTCCGTCTGGCGAATCTGTATGAG GGCAGGCTGGTGAAGATCCTCCTGACAACTCAAAAGTAG
- the LOC121772581 gene encoding alpha-mannosidase isoform X1 — translation MGFSTLLCILAVLCWNGVGGYDTGSGVVDGKLNVHLVAHSHDDVGWLKTIDQYYVGSNNSIQGACVENVLDSVVVSLLRDPNRKFIFAEMAFFTRWWGEQSPEIQQVVRKLVDAGQLEFVNGGWCMHDEATTHYIDMIDQTTLGHQLIKSQFNTTPRAGWQIDPFGHSAVQGYLLGAELGFDSIHFARIDYQDRAKRKGDKSLEVIWQASRTFGSSSQIFANAFPRHYSAPDGFNFEVSNSFDPVQDNHLLFDFNVEQRVNDFIAAAMTQANVTRTNHIMWTMGDDFQYQYAESWFKQMDKLIHYVNKDGRVNALYSTPSIYTDAKKAANQAWPLKLDDYFPYADSASAYWTGFFTSRPALKRYIRLSSGYYMAARQLEFLVGKRSNGANTDSLGDALGIAQHHDAVTGTAKQHTTNDYAKRLAIGSSEAEAVVDSALSCLIDSKSNGNCTASTLKFNQCQLLNISYCPSTEDDVPNGKSLVVVAYNSLGWGRTDIIRIPVNDHNLVVKDSSGNVVKSQYIEMDSVTDELRKFYLKAYLGISDTSPAKYWLVFPASVPPLGWSTYFISRGTQKGRRRKFSSRDIAQNETIEIGPGNLKLSFSTTSGQLTRIFNSKTGVDIPVQQSYLWYASSPGEADPQASGAYIFRPTGSLPSVVSRSVPLKIIRGPLVDEVHQQFNSWIYQIIRVYKDKDHAEFEFTIGPIPTDDSIGKEVITRLSANMATDQVFYTDSNGRDFLKRVRDYRADWPLTVTQPVAGNYYPINLGIFIEDKKSELSVLVDRATGGSSISDGEIELMLHRRILKDDSRGVGEPLDEIVCINNNTCEGLTVRGNYYVSVDQLGSGARWRRRAGQEIYSPLVLAFSHEESEKWSSSYQVDGSSMASNYSLPLNVALITLQEMGDGSVLLRLANLYEAGEDPPDNSKVAKVELKKMFRGKTITKIRETSLTANQDKSEMKRTTWQVEGTAQNEAAAPAPTRGASVDAATLLVQVAPMEIRTFILTF, via the exons ATGGGTTTCTCAACTTTACTTTGCATTTTGGCTGTTTTGTGTTGGAATGGAGTTGGAGGGTACGATACTGGGAGTGGTGTTGTTGATGGGAAATTGAATGTGCACTTGGTTGCTCACTCCCACGACGATGTGGGCTGGCTCAAGACAATCGATCAGTACTACGTTGGCTCCAACAACTCTATTCAG GGTGCGTGCGTGGAGAATGTTCTGGACTCGGTTGTTGTCTCCTTGCTTCGTGATCCTAATAGAAAGTTCATTTTCGCTGAGATG GCATTTTTCACTAGATGGTGGGGAGAGCAAAGCCCAGAAATTCAACAAGTAGTAAGAAAGTTGGTCGATGCAGGCCAGTTGGAATTCGT GAACGGAGGATGGTGCATGCATGATGAAGCAACTACTCATTATATCGACATGATTGACCAAACAACTCTAGGCCATCAGTTGATAAAGAGTCAATTTAATACGACCCCTCGTGCTGGATGGCAGATCGATCCCTTTGGGCACTCTGCAGTGCAAGGTTACCTTCTAGGGGCCGAG CTAGGATTCGACTCTATTCATTTTGCTCGAATTGATTACCAAGACAGAGCAAAGCGCAAGGGGGATAAATCTCTTGAAGTCATATGGCAAGCCTCAAGGACATTTGGGTCCTCTTCTCAG ATATTTGCAAATGCATTTCCTCGTCATTATAGTGCACCTGATGGTTTCAATTTTGAAGTCAGCAATTCCTTTGATCCTGTCCAG GATAATCATCTCCTGTTTGACTTTAATGTCGAGCAACGTGTTAATGATTTCATTGCTGCTGCCATGACTCAg GCTAATGTTACTAGAACTAATCATATTATGTGGACTATGGGAGATGACTTCCAGTATCAATATGCTGAGTCTTGGTTCAAGCAGATGGACAAACTTATACATTATGTGAATAAG GATGGACGGGTTAATGCATTATATTCCACGCCATCCATATACACAGATGCGAAAAAGGCTGCCAACCAAGCATGGCCTCTAAAACTCGATGATTATTTCCC ATATGCAGACAGTGCCAGTGCCTACTGGACTGGCTTTTTCACAAGTCGCCCAGCCCTCAAACGATACATCCGTTTGTCGAGCGGATATTATATG GCAGCTCGTCAACTTGAATTTCTGGTGGGAAAGAGATCAAATGGTGCTAATACGGACAGCTTAGGTGATGCTTTAGGGATTGCACAGCACCATGATGCTGTTACTGGTACTGCTAAACAGCATACCACGAACGACTATGCAAAACGTTTAGCTATTGGATCCTCAGAG GCAGAAGCTGTGGTGGATTCAGCTTTGTCGTGTCTGATTGATTCAAAGTCGAATGGAAACTGCACTGCATCTACTTTAAAATTTAACCAG TGCCAGTTACTGAACATAAGTTACTGTCCATCAACAGAAGACGATGTTCCCAATGGGAAGAGTTTG GTTGTTGTCGCATACAATTCACTCGGATGGGGCCGTACTGATATTATCAGGATTCCG GTTAATGATCATAATCTTGTTGTCAAAGACTCATCAGGGAATGTTGTCAAGTCTCAATACATAGAAATGGATAGTGTGACAGATGAACTTAGAAAATTCTATCTTAAGGCATATCTTGGGATTTCTGACACTAGTCCTGCCAAATATTGGCTCGTGTTTCCGGCATCTGTGCCACCCTTGGGCTGGAGCACTTACTTCATCTCTAGAGGAACTCAAAAGG GAAGGAGGCGGAAATTTTCTAGCAGGGACATTGCACAGAATGAAACTATTGAGATTGGACCAGGAAACTTGAAACTGTCATTTTCCACCACATCGGGGCAACTTACGCGCATTTTCAATTCTAAAACAGGA GTCGATATACCTGTGCAACAAAGCTATCTGTGGTATGCTTCAAGTCCGGGAGAAGCTGATCCTCAG GCTTCTGGTGCTTACATTTTCCGTCCCACTGGATCACTTCCTTCAGTTGTCTCTAGATCA GTTCCGTTGAAGATCATTAGAGGGCCACTAGTTGATGAAGTTCATCAGCAATTTAACTCGTGGATCTACCAG ATCATTAGAGTCTACAAAGACAAAGATCATGCTGAATTCGAATTTACA ATTGGTCCAATTCCCACAGATGATAGTATCGGGAAAGAGGTTATCACGAGATTATCAGCTAATATGGCCACTGATCAAGTGTTTTATACCGATTCCAATGGCAGAGACTTTCTAAAACGC GTTAGAGATTACAGAGCCGACTGGCCTCTCACAGTTACTCAACCAGTTGCGGGCAATTATTATCCA ATAAATCTTGGGATCTTCATCGAGGATAAGAAATCAGAATTGTCAGTCCTTGTAGATCGGGCCACGGGAGGATCCAGCATCAGTGATGGAGAAATCGAGTTGATGCTGCATAG GCGCATTCTCAAAGATGATTCGAGAGGAGTAGGCGAACCCCTTGATGAAATTGTGTGTATCAACAACAATACATGTGAAGGACTCACG GTTCGAGGAAACTATTATGTCAGCGTGGACCAGCTTGGATCTGGAGCACGTTGGAGGCGAAGAGCAGGCCAGGAGATCTATTCGCCACTCGTGTTAGCCTTTTCACACGAG GAGTCGGAGAAATGGAGCTCTTCGTATCAGGTGGATGGAAGTTCCATGGCATCAAACTACAGTTTGCCTTTGAACGTTGCACTAATTACTCTCCAG GAGATGGGAGACGGGAGTGTCCTCCTCCGTCTGGCGAATCTGTATGAG GCTGGTGAAGATCCTCCTGACAACTCAAAAGTAGCCAAGGTTGAGCTGAAGAAAATGTTTAGGGGCAAAACG ATAACAAAGATCAGGGAAACGAGCTTAACAGCGAATCAAGACAAGTCGGAGATGAAGAGGACGACATGGCAAGTGGAAGGCACGGCACAGAATGAGGCTGCTGCTCCTGCTCCGACTAGAGGTGCTTCGGTGGATGCAGCTACTCTTCTTGTCCAAGTTGCTCCTATGGAGATCCGGACCTTCATCTTAACCTTCTGA
- the LOC121769768 gene encoding protein EARLY-RESPONSIVE TO DEHYDRATION 7, chloroplastic-like encodes MASRHPYPNRTPMYPQINPTAPPLYPTVDTNDLHNLFPSPRSEGYSPSAPPDSAEESYFTIPGAILHLIDTHYSVELAAGDLQIIRLRQGDTTVAVLAAVSNEIEWPLTKDLAAVKLDASHYFFSFQPPRHGDSSDDSSDEEGSKKNKKNKKKKKKKKKGDQKKENDVVDVLSYGLTIVSKGQEDLLKELDAILENCSNFSVRKVDEKALVGAAAAEITPMEWETDAKKREEVEGQCAVYWTTLAPNVEEYSGTAARLIAMGSGQLVKGILWCGDVTIDRLKWGDEAMRKRMGPSEKAEIDPSTLKRIKRVKRVTKMTQRVATGVLTGVVKVSGYFTGSLANSKMGKKLFKYLPGEVLLASLDGFSKICDAAEVAGKNVMSTSSTVTTGLVSHRYGDEAAKATSEGLDAAGHAVGTAWAVFKIRQALNPKSVLKPTSLAKSAAKSAAAEVKKSKANSSRF; translated from the exons ATGGCATCCCGACATCCCTACCCTAATCGCACCCCAATGTACCCCCAAATCAACCCCACCGCCCCTCCTCTCTACCCTACCGTCGACACCAACGACCTACACAACCTATTCCCCTCGCCGCGCAGCGAAGGCTACTCCCCCTCCGCGCCGCCCGACTCCGCCGAAGAGTCCTACTTCACCATCCCCGGCGCAATCCTCCACCTGATCGACACGCACTACTCCGTCGAGCTCGCCGCCGGAGATCTCCAGATCATCCGCCTCCGCCAGGGCGACACCACCGTCGCCGTCCTCGCCGCCGTCTCCAACGAGATCGAGTGGCCTCTCACCAAGGATCTAGCTGCCGTCAAGCTCGACGCTTCTCACTACTTCTTCTCCTTCCAACCCCCGCGCCACGGCGACTCTTCCGACGACTCCAGCGATGAGGAAGGATCGAAGAAGaacaaaaagaataagaaaaagaagaagaagaagaagaaaggagatCAGAAGAAGGAAAACGACGTCGTCGACGTCTTAAGCTACGGCCTCACAATAGTTTCAAAAGGCCAGGAGGATTTGCTCAAGGAATTGGACGCAATCTTAGAAAATTGCAGTAATTTCTCTGTGCGGAAGGTGGATGAGAAGGCGCTGGTCGGCGCTGCTGCAGCAGAGATCACTCCAATGGAGTGGGAAACGGATGCGAAAAAGAGGGAGGAAGTGGAGGGTCAATGCGCGGTGTATTGGACAACGCTGGCCCCAAATGTGGAGGAATATAGCGGAACAGCAGCAAGGCTGATTGCGATGGGGTCAGGGCAGCTCGTTAAGGGGATATTATGGTGCGGAGACGTCACAATTGATCGGTTAAAATGGGGGGATGAGGCTATGAGGAAGAGGATGGGTCCTAGTGAGAAAGCTGAGATTGATCCCAGCACTTTGAAGAGAATCAAACG GGTTAAGAGAGTGACGAAGATGACTCAGAGAGTAGCTACAGGGGTTCTTACCGGAGTTGTGAAGGTCTCGGGATACTTTACTGGTTCCCTTGCTAACTCAAAAATGGGGAAGAAGTTGTTTAAGTACTTGCCAGGGGAAGTTCTTCTTGCTTCTCTTGATGGATTCA GTAAGATCTGCGATGCTGCTGAAGTGGCCGGGAAGAATGTGATGTCCACGTCTTCCACAGTGACAACTGGACTCGTCTCACACAGGTATGGTGACGAGGCAGCCAAGGCAACGAGCGAGGGGCTGGATGCTGCGGGGCACGCAGTGGGAACTGCGTGGGCAGTGTTCAAGATAAGGCAGGCATTGAATCCAAAAAGTGTGTTGAAGCCTACCAGTTTGGCCAAGTCTGCTGCTAAATCCGCTGCAGCAGAAGTGAAGAAGTCGAAAGCAAATAGCTCAAGGTTTTGA
- the LOC121770565 gene encoding uncharacterized protein LOC121770565, whose protein sequence is MSSDEKSIVEQRNLEEFIVPAMKDYEIEEKKQAASDVMFQYSKFALACLGNQTRPCDLRLHLMKEISGLPTSLKKAPSHTAASPDVMGESSSSGTARLDKADSFRAV, encoded by the exons ATGTCGTCAGACGAAAAATCAATCGTTGAGCAAAGGAATTTGGAGGAATTTATAGTTCCAGCCATGAAAGATTACGAG ATTGAAGAAAAGAAGCAAGCTGCTTCAGATGTCATGTTTCAATATTCAAAATTTGCTCTTGCGTGTCTTGGAAACCAGACTCGGCCATGTGACTTAAGATTGCATCTGATGAAG GAGATATCTGGTTTGCCGACTTCACTGAAAAAGGCACCATCTCACACAGCCGCTTCTCCTGATGTTATGGGAGAATCGTCTAGCTCAGGCACTGCAAGGCTTGACAAGGCAGATAGTTTTAGAGCAGTCTGA
- the LOC121770396 gene encoding myelin transcription factor 1-like protein, with amino-acid sequence MADLRKPRATAGDVTSGSDDDHGSNAEADDKQEQKNSGEDDDDHKDEKNSEEGDDKEEKKIFDKDKEEKNYDDESSDSEEDDMEMWMARNTYRLKRLFTYSNVKDVKEVETTSLSNADEDDMVTWMARLKPFQWNGFSSSYGMRAPQQVSTTATGGEEDKEVETSSSDDDQSSNEKQKKKVSDDKKAEGN; translated from the exons atggctgatctacgaaagccgcgcgcGACTGCCGG TGATGTCACGTCTGGATCTGATGACGATCATGGCTCCAACGCTGAAGCCGATGATAAGCAGGAGCAGAAGAATTCtggtgaagatgatgatgatcacAAGGATGAGAAGAATTCTGAAGAAGGTGATGataaggaggagaagaagattTTCGATAAAGATAAGGAGGAGAAGAATTATGATGATGAATCATCTGACTCTGAAGAAGATGATATGGAGATGTGGATGGCCAGAAATACATACAGACTGAAACGACTCTTTACCTATAGCAATGTAAAAGATGTTAAGGAGGTGGAGACGACGTCGTTGTCCAACGCTGATGAAGATGATATGGTAACGTGGATGGCCAGACTGAAACCATTCCAATGGAATGGTTTCAGCAGTAGCTATGGAATGAGGGCACCCCAGCAAGTATCCACCACTGCCACCGGAGGAGAAGAAGATAAGGAGGTGGAGACGTCGTCGTCGGATGATGACCAGTCCAGCAATGAAAAGCAGAAGAAGAAGGTATCTGATGATAAGAAGGCTGAAGGAAACTGA